In Methylocystis echinoides, a genomic segment contains:
- a CDS encoding IS110 family transposase: MGRAVAELGILADEQIREEPSMSKSFNPRMPMAAYDHTITIVAVLELSGKSWLLGAVAPGVDRRTKRSIDARDIEGVLKALARLKIEARKAGFEVGRVVLGYEAGRDGFWIARALQARGLEVYVMHPSSISVERRGRRAKSDRLDVDILLGTLLGWLRGEPRRCTMAPIPTEAEEDMREPGRRREAIVAARLKVENQIDALLVRYGVESFKPRLKNAEQKLAELKTADGRELPPNTMSSVERLLTQHRLLSQQLKEIEAARQQVATKADPDPVERKIQLLFSVFGLGVETATVLAQEVFARSFKDRRALAAFVGISGTPYDSGGSRREQGISKNGNSCVRRLLGQLAWRWLKFQPESGLARWFHERVNGAKGRIKKIMIVALARKLLVALWRFVETGEIPDGVRFAT; the protein is encoded by the coding sequence ATGGGGCGGGCGGTCGCGGAACTCGGTATCCTGGCGGATGAGCAGATCCGAGAGGAGCCGTCGATGAGTAAGTCTTTTAATCCACGCATGCCCATGGCCGCTTATGACCATACGATTACGATTGTCGCGGTGCTGGAGCTCAGCGGCAAGTCCTGGCTCTTGGGGGCCGTTGCGCCTGGTGTCGATCGGCGCACGAAGCGCAGCATTGACGCGCGCGACATCGAAGGCGTCTTGAAAGCTCTTGCACGATTGAAGATCGAGGCGCGCAAGGCAGGGTTCGAGGTCGGGCGCGTTGTCTTGGGGTATGAAGCGGGGCGCGATGGCTTCTGGATCGCGCGCGCTTTGCAAGCGCGTGGACTCGAGGTCTACGTCATGCATCCCTCGAGCATCTCGGTCGAACGACGCGGACGACGCGCCAAAAGCGATCGTCTCGACGTGGATATTCTGCTTGGGACATTGCTCGGTTGGTTACGGGGCGAGCCGCGCCGCTGCACGATGGCGCCGATCCCGACTGAAGCTGAAGAAGACATGCGTGAGCCAGGACGCCGCCGGGAAGCGATCGTTGCCGCCCGATTGAAGGTCGAGAACCAGATCGACGCGCTTCTCGTCCGCTATGGGGTCGAAAGTTTTAAGCCACGCCTTAAGAATGCCGAGCAAAAGCTCGCCGAGCTCAAGACCGCCGACGGTCGAGAGTTGCCACCAAATACGATGAGCAGCGTCGAGCGACTGTTGACGCAGCATCGCTTGCTCTCGCAGCAGCTTAAGGAGATTGAGGCCGCGCGCCAGCAGGTCGCGACAAAAGCCGATCCCGATCCCGTCGAGCGGAAGATACAGCTGCTTTTCAGCGTCTTTGGTCTGGGCGTGGAAACAGCGACCGTTTTGGCGCAGGAGGTGTTCGCCCGAAGCTTCAAGGATCGACGTGCGCTGGCCGCTTTCGTCGGCATTTCGGGCACGCCCTATGATAGCGGGGGCTCGAGGCGTGAGCAGGGGATCAGCAAGAACGGCAATTCGTGCGTGAGACGACTTCTTGGCCAGTTGGCGTGGCGCTGGCTCAAGTTTCAACCGGAAAGTGGCCTCGCCAGATGGTTTCACGAACGCGTCAACGGCGCCAAAGGGCGGATCAAGAAGATCATGATCGTGGCGCTCGCCCGCAAGCTGCTCGTCGCCCTTTGGCGCTTCGTCGAGACCGGCGAAATCCCCGACGGAGTGAGATTCGCGACGTGA
- a CDS encoding Plug domain-containing protein → MPSSSERFFTGGQVNTIPFYRPGEALEIVPGLAVTQHSGEGKANQYYLRGFDLDHGTDLALYIDGMPINARTHGHGQGWADANFIMPELLASIDARKGPYNVEDGDFSNAGTLRMQYLTRVPQGVFTTTAGEFGFARQFGMKSWEFMGGNILGAAEGQFYNGPWVVPKSLSEDFMTDYRAF, encoded by the coding sequence ATGCCCTCCTCCAGCGAGCGGTTCTTCACCGGCGGGCAGGTCAACACGATCCCCTTCTACCGGCCTGGCGAGGCGCTCGAAATCGTTCCTGGCCTCGCGGTCACGCAGCACAGCGGCGAAGGCAAAGCGAACCAGTACTATTTGCGAGGCTTCGACCTCGACCACGGCACAGATCTCGCTTTGTATATCGACGGTATGCCCATCAACGCTCGCACTCACGGCCATGGTCAAGGCTGGGCCGACGCCAATTTCATCATGCCGGAGTTGCTGGCCTCGATCGACGCCCGAAAAGGCCCCTACAATGTCGAGGACGGTGATTTCTCAAACGCCGGCACGCTGCGCATGCAGTATCTGACCAGAGTGCCTCAGGGAGTCTTCACGACAACGGCGGGCGAGTTTGGTTTTGCTCGCCAATTTGGCATGAAATCCTGGGAGTTCATGGGCGGCAATATTCTCGGCGCCGCCGAAGGGCAATTCTACAACGGTCCTTGGGTTGTTCCTAAGAGTCTGTCCGAAGACTTCATGACTGATTACAGAGCCTTCTGA
- a CDS encoding IS3 family transposase (programmed frameshift): protein MTKRSRRTHSPAFKAKVALAAIKGEKTLAELAQQFDVHPNQITTWKSQLLEGAAGVFGQEKAESKEAAVDLKALHAKIGELALENGFFVRRAQQGRPAERKAMIDRSHDLPIARQAKALGVARSSVYYRPRPVSAEDLKLMRRLDELHLDFPFAGARMLRDLLRREGLATGRRHVATLMKRMGIEAIYRRPNTSKPAPGHKIYPYLLRGVKIERPDHVWAMDISYIPMRRGFVYLAAVVDVFSRRVLAHRVSITMEAAFCVEALEEALAKHGKPEIFNTDQGSQFTSVDFTGVLLDAKVSISMDGKGAWRDNVFVERLWRSVKYEEVYLRAYDSVSEARASIGRYLAFYNERRPHSSLDGRTPDEAYFRKQETAMAA from the exons ATGACGAAGAGGAGCCGCCGGACGCATTCGCCGGCGTTCAAGGCGAAAGTGGCGTTGGCCGCGATCAAGGGCGAGAAGACGTTGGCCGAGCTGGCGCAGCAGTTCGACGTCCATCCAAACCAGATCACGACATGGAAGAGCCAGCTTCTCGAAGGCGCGGCGGGCGTTTTCGGGCAGGAAAAGGCGGAGAGCAAAGAAGCCGCCGTCGATTTGAAGGCGCTTCACGCCAAGATCGGCGAACTGGCGCTTGAGAATG GATTTTTTGTCCGGCGCGCTCAGCAAGGCCGGCCTGCTGAGCGCAAAGCGATGATTGATCGCAGCCACGACCTCCCCATTGCCCGGCAGGCGAAAGCGCTCGGCGTCGCTCGCAGCTCGGTCTATTACAGGCCTCGGCCGGTTTCGGCCGAAGACTTGAAGCTCATGCGTCGCCTCGACGAGCTGCATCTCGATTTTCCCTTCGCGGGCGCGCGGATGCTGCGCGACCTCTTGCGGCGCGAAGGCCTTGCCACAGGCCGTCGCCATGTCGCGACGCTGATGAAGCGGATGGGCATCGAGGCGATCTATCGTCGCCCGAACACCAGCAAGCCGGCGCCGGGGCACAAGATTTATCCCTACCTCCTGCGCGGCGTGAAGATCGAGCGCCCCGATCATGTCTGGGCGATGGACATCAGTTACATCCCCATGCGGCGCGGCTTCGTCTATCTAGCGGCGGTCGTCGATGTGTTCAGCAGGCGCGTGCTGGCGCATCGCGTGTCGATCACGATGGAAGCGGCGTTTTGCGTCGAGGCGCTCGAGGAGGCGCTGGCGAAACACGGGAAGCCCGAGATCTTCAACACGGACCAGGGCAGCCAGTTCACCAGCGTCGATTTCACCGGCGTTCTGCTGGATGCGAAGGTCTCGATCAGCATGGACGGCAAAGGCGCCTGGCGCGACAATGTATTCGTCGAGCGGCTGTGGCGCAGCGTGAAATACGAGGAGGTCTATCTGCGCGCCTACGACAGCGTGTCCGAGGCGCGCGCCTCGATCGGCCGGTATCTCGCCTTCTACAATGAGAGGCGCCCGCACTCGAGCCTTGACGGCCGCACACCCGACGAGGCCTACTTCCGAAAACAGGAAACGGCGATGGCCGCATGA
- a CDS encoding IS5 family transposase (programmed frameshift) produces MWTKENRARYDRSKLRYPSDLTDAEWGFVGPLIPPARRGGGKRRVNMREVINGLMYVLSTGCQWRAIPKDFPPKSTVYGYFDLWTYDGTLERIHHVLYVMCREAEGREASPTAAVIDSQSVKSAEKGGAISIPMAMNAGKKVKGKKRHILVDTLGLLLHAVVHSADIQDRDGGILVLSTLFGKFPFLQKLFADGGYRGPQFREALKKALPGLVTEIVKRSDAAKGFEVLPRRWVVERTLSWLGRCRRLAKDWENLNRKALAFLRLASIRLMLRRLCNQS; encoded by the exons ATGTGGACGAAGGAAAATCGCGCTCGTTATGATCGTAGCAAATTGCGTTATCCCAGCGATCTGACGGACGCGGAATGGGGATTTGTCGGACCTCTGATCCCGCCTGCAAGGCGCGGCGGCGGCAAGCGCAGGGTGAACATGCGCGAGGTGATCAACGGTCTGATGTATGTCCTATCGACAGGCTGTCAGTGGCGTGCGATTCCAAAGGACTTCCCACCCAAAAGCACGGTTTATGGCTATTTCGATCTTTGGACATATGACGGGACGTTAGAACGCATCCACCACGTGCTTTATGTTATGTGCAGGGAAGCGGAAGGGCGCGAGGCCAGTCCGACTGCCGCCGTCATCGACAGCCAGAGCGTGAAAAGCGCTGAAAAAGGGGGAGCCATATCGATCCCCATGGCTATGA ACGCGGGCAAGAAGGTCAAAGGCAAGAAGCGACATATTCTTGTCGACACTTTAGGCCTGCTGCTTCACGCCGTCGTTCATAGCGCGGACATTCAAGATCGCGATGGCGGCATTCTCGTCTTGAGCACGTTGTTCGGGAAATTTCCATTTCTTCAAAAACTGTTCGCCGATGGCGGCTACCGGGGTCCCCAATTTCGCGAGGCGCTGAAGAAAGCCTTGCCGGGTCTTGTGACAGAAATCGTCAAGCGTTCCGATGCGGCCAAAGGCTTCGAGGTCTTGCCCAGGCGTTGGGTTGTTGAGCGAACTTTATCCTGGCTGGGCCGCTGTCGCCGATTGGCCAAGGATTGGGAAAATCTTAATCGGAAGGCGCTCGCTTTCTTGCGCCTCGCCTCCATTCGCCTCATGCTCAGAAGGCTCTGTAATCAGTCATGA